The following are encoded together in the Monodelphis domestica isolate mMonDom1 chromosome 5, mMonDom1.pri, whole genome shotgun sequence genome:
- the CERS5 gene encoding ceramide synthase 5, with protein sequence MATAVVTGALGLLWDWIWSERFWLPQNVSWADLEGPGVSSYPRARHVLSAFPLAAGIFSLRLLFERFIAKPCAVHLGIQDKVPHQADPNAILEKVYTSITKCPDGKRLEGLSKQLDWDIRKIQGWFRHRRNQDKPPTLTKFCESMWRFTFYLCIFAYGIRFLWSSPWFWDTRQCWHRYPYQPLTPGLYYYYIMELAFYWSLMFSQFIDIKRKDFLIMFVHHLATIGLITFSYINNMVRVGSLVLCLHDSSDFLLEAAKLANYAKYQRLCDTFFVVFGIIFMITRLGIYPFWILNTTMFESWEMIGPYPSWWLFNSLLLVLQVLHIIWSYLIARIACKALVRGKVSKDDRSDVESSSEDEDVPAGNKKYLYEGSSSNGANQVNGHLRNHCRAQE encoded by the exons ATGGCGACAGCGGTGGTGACCGGGGCTCTGGGCCTGCTGTGGGACTGGATATGGAGCGAGCGCTTCTGGCTACCCCAGAACGTGAGCTGGGCCGACCTGGAGGGGCCAGGCGTCAGCAGCTACCCGCGGGCCCGCCACGTACTCTCAGCCTTTCCGCTAGCAGCCGGCATCTTCTCCTTGCGCCTACTCTTCGAGCG GTTTATTGCTAAACCATGTGCAGTTCATCTTGGCATCCAGGACAAAGTTCCCCACCAGGCAGATCCAAATGCCATCCTTGAGAAGGTATATACATCCATCACAAAG TGTCCTGATGGGAAAAGGCTAGAGGGCCTCTCAAAGCAGCTGGATTGGGATATCCGAAAAATCCAAGGCTGGTTTCGCCATCGGAGGAACCAAGACAAGCCCCCAACACTCACTAAATTCTGTGAGAGCAT GTGGAGGTTcactttttatttatgtatatttgcCTATGGAATCCGGTTTCTCTGGTCG TCACCCTGGTTCTGGGACACCCGACAGTGCTGGCACAGATACCCCTACCAG CCTCTCACACCCGGCCTTTACTACTACTATATCATGGAACTGGCCTTTTACTGGTCTCTTATGTTTTCTCAGTTTATAGACATTAAGCGAAAG GATTTCCTGATCATGTTTGTGCATCACCTGGCCACCATTGGGCTCATCACCTTTTCCTACATCAACAACATGGTACGGGTGGGATCACTGGTCCTGTGTCTTCATGACTCCTCAGACTTCCTGCTCGAG gCAGCCAAATTGGCCAACTATGCCAAGTATCAGCGGCTTTGTGACACATTTTTCGTGGTGTTCGGTATCATTTTTATGATCACCCGCCTGGGCATCTATCCATTCTG GATCCTGAATACAACCATGTTTGAGAGTTGGGAGATGATTGGACCTTATCCCTCCTGGTGGCTCTTCAATAGCCTTCTCCTAGTCCTACAGGTTCTCCACATCATCTGGTCCTATCTGATTGCTCGAATTGCCTGCAAGGCCCTGGTTCGAGGAAAG GTATCAAAGGATGACCGCAGTGACGTGGAAAGCAGCTCCGAAGACGAAGACGTGCCCGCTGGCAACAAGAAGTATCTGTATGAAGGCAGTTCCAGCAACGGGGCCAACCAAGTCAACGGTCACCTGAGAAACCATTGCCGGGCTCAAGAGTAG
- the LOC130454464 gene encoding cytochrome c oxidase assembly protein COX14, with protein sequence MPSSKQLADFGYKAFSASMMLLTVYGGFLCSARAYRYFQHRGVLRQAAEEQKPESILQD encoded by the coding sequence ATGCCATCATCCAAACAACTGGCCGACTTTGGCTACAAGGCCTTCTCTGCCTCCATGATGTTGCTCACTGTGTATGGTGGCTTCCTGTGTAGTGCCCGGGCCTACCGCTACTTTCAGCATCGAGGTGTCCTACGTCAGGCAGCTGAAGAACAAAAGCCTGAAAGCATTCTGCAGGACTGA